A genomic region of Tamandua tetradactyla isolate mTamTet1 chromosome 2, mTamTet1.pri, whole genome shotgun sequence contains the following coding sequences:
- the CNR2 gene encoding cannabinoid receptor 2, with amino-acid sequence MERCWLMEAANGSKDGLDFNPMKEYMILSSPQKIAVAVLCTLLGLLSALENLAVLHLILSSHRLRRKPSYLFIGSLAGADFLASVVFACSFVSFHVFHGVDSKATFLLKIGSVTMAFTASVGSLLLTAVDRYLCLRHPPTYKALLTRSRALVTLGIMWGLSALVSYLPLMGWTCCPRPCSELFPLIPNDYLLGWLLFIAFLFSGIISTYVHVLWKAHQHVASLAEHQDRQLPGLARMRLDVRLAKTLGVVLAVLFTCWFPVLALMVYSLATTLSDQVKKAFAFCSMLCLVNSLVNPVIYALRSGEIRSSARRCLARWKKHLPGLGHEGKEEAPKSSISETEADVKITQWPESISLYI; translated from the coding sequence ATGGAGAGATGCTGGCTGATGGAGGCTGCCAATGGCTCCAAAGATGGCTTGGATTTCAACCCCATGAAAGAGTACATGATCCTGAGCAGCCCTCAAAAGATAGCTGTTGCAGTGTTGTGTACCCTTCTGGGTCTGCTGAGTGCCCTGGAGAATCTGGCTGTCCTCCACCTGATCCTGTCCTCCCACCGGCTCCGCAGGAAGCCCTCATACCTATTCATTGGCAGCTTGGCAGGGGCTGACTTCCTGGCCAGTGTGGTCTTTGCCTGCAGCTTTGTAAGCTTCCATGTCTTCCATGGTGTGGATTCCAAGGCTACCTTCCTGCTGAAGATTGGCAGTGTGACCATGGCATTCACAGCCTCTGTGGGTAGCCTGCTGCTGACTGCTGTTGACCGCTACCTCTGCCTGCGCCACCCACCTACATACAAGGCTCTACTCACCCGCAGCAGGGCACTGGTGACCCTGGGCATCATGTGGGGCCTCTCAGCATTGGTTTCCTACCTGCCCCTCATGGGATGGACTTGCTGTCCCAGACCTTGCTCTGAGCTCTTCCCTCTGATCCCCAATGACTATCTGCTGGGCTGGCTCCTGTTCATTGCCTTCCTCTTCTCTGGCATCATCTCCACCTATGTGCACGTCCTCTGGAAGGCCCATCAGCATGTGGCCAGCTTGGCTGAGCACCAGGACAGGCAGCTGCCAGGGCTGGCCCGGATGAGACTGGATGTGAGGTTGGCCAAGACGCTGGGGGTGGTGCTGGCTGTGCTTTTCACATGTTGGTTCCCAGTCCTGGCCCTCATGGTATACAGCCTGGCCACCACACTAAGCGATCAGGTCAAAAAGGCCTTTGCCTTCTGCTCCATGCTGTGTCTTGTCAACTCCTTGGTCAACCCCGTCATTTATGCCCTGCGGAGTGGGGAGATCCGCTCCTCCGCCCGCCGCTGCCTGGCCCGCTGGAAAAAGCACCTGCCAGGCCTTGGGCATGAGGGGAAAGAAGAGGCCCCGAAGTCTTCGATCTCCGAGACAGAGGCTGATGTGAAAATCACTCAATGGCCAGAATCCATAAGTCTCTACATCTGA